The Lachnospiraceae bacterium KM106-2 nucleotide sequence TGGGTTAGTTTATAATTAAATTTTATAAAATATCTTTTAACAACAAGGTAGGACTAAAGGAATCATAAAAATTACAAGATTACTTTTTCCTAATTTCACTTATTATGAATTGAGTACAAAGACTAATATATACAATTAATAAGGCTATGTGAATCTGTAATTCTTCTATGATATTTCCTGAAAAAGAAGAAAAACATCCAGCTATGTATCTTATAATAAAATATGCTATAAAGTAGCTAATTAGAGTAGAGATTGTAACTATAAATTTATTCTTCATTGTAGACTCCTTTATCTAAATTTATAAAAACTTGCGGTAGATTAGTTAATTTATGAGACCATTTTTTATGTAATGGATTATAGTTTTTTCTCATAGTAGATAAGGGCGATAAAATGAATTACAAATGTAAGAAATACTATGAGACCGATAGGGATTAAGAATGTTATAAATACTTCATTATTTGTGTAGTAATAAATAAGCATGAGCAGTATTTCACTGATAATTAAAATATATTGGATAATTGAAAAAGTAAGACTCTTAGAGTAGGAATCAATTAATTTATTGCGTTCATCATGAATTTCATCTTGAATTTTTTCCATATCATCAGAAGAAAAACTTTCAGAAATGGTGAATATTCCACCAATAAAACTAATTATTGCAAATAAACAACGCTGCACGGTGAATTTATCTAGCAGGATTAATGCTACAAGACCTAAACCTAAGATTAGCCATAGTAGCCCGTTGATAAAGTGTTTAATACTGTATATTTTCATTTCTTTTCCTCCAATTCTAGGTTCTCTTGTAAGCAATATAGCTCTTCGATAGTAATGTTGAAAACAAGCGCTATTTTATAGGCTAATAGTAAAGATGGATTATATTGCTCACGTTCTAATGAAATTATCGTTCTTGAAGATACATGAACTAATTTTGCGAGTTCTGCTTGTGTCATACCTGATGATTTTCTTAAAAGTTTAACTTTATTCTTCAATAGATATCAGGACCTCCTTTTGACAAAATGTGAAGCATACTTCATATTACATCTATGAGATAAGGAAAGTCAATCATAATAAGTAAATTTCATGACAAATACTAGTATATGATATAATGAGAGCAGTATATTTATTAGTCATAGCAATGATTAAGGGGGAAAGCAGTAATGTATGTAAAAGAACTTGAAGAGAACGATCTGTTATTGTTAAAGAAAAGGAGAGAGAAGATTAGACAATTTCAGGAGCAAGGAATCTGTTTTTCTTGCCAAAATTTTATTACAGGAGAGATCTTTCCAGATGAAGGGCTAATTATTTATGAGGATGAGTTGGTACGATGTCAATTTGAAAAGTTCCCAAGAGTAACGGGGCAGACAATAATAGTATCAAAACAACATTACGAAGATATATCTGAAATGCCAATTGAACTCGGAACACACATTCTTAAAATATCCCAAGAGATTATTAAATTACATAAACAGATATTAGGTGCAGAAAAAGTATATTTATGTACGATTTGCGATGGAAAACGAAATCATCTACATTTTCAGTTATTTCCAAGACTAAAAGGAGATTCCATAGGATATCAGAATTTTGCTAAACCAGAGGGAATCCTTGTAGATTATAAAACAGAAGCTGATTTGTATAGAGATGCCTTGAATCATATTTTTAATACATAATACGACATTAAGCTTATTGCAACTTCAAGAGACCACTAGAAACATGTGGTCTCTATTTTTTTCGCCTTAATGTTTAGACCGTCCGAAAGTGATCCATAATGTTAGATAAAAAAAGAGGAAGGTAAAAAGGGCGGATGTTACAAATAAGAGATCTATCAAAACAATATGTGACAGGTAATCTAGTTCAGACAGCATTAGATCATGTTAGCTTGAGCTTTCGGGATAACGAATTCGCTGCGATCCTAGGACCGAGCGGTGCGGGAAAGACAACATTGCTTAATATCATAGGGGGACTAGATCACTATGATTCGGGTGATCTAGTCATCAATCAGATGTCTACGAAACAATATAAGAGCAGAGATTGGGATTCTTACCGGAATCATACGATCGGATTTGTCTTTCAAAGCTATAACTTAATTCCCCATCAGACCATCTTATCGAATGTGGAGTTAGCGCTTACTATAGGAGGCAGCAGAAAGAGAGAGCGACAAATACGAGCCAAAGCGGCGTTAGAGCAAGTAGGCTTAGGAGATCAAATTCATAAAAGACCTAGTCAACTCTCCGGTGGACAGATGCAAAGAGTCGCCATCGCTAGAGCTTTGGTAAATCAACCAGATATTTTACTGGCGGATGAACCAACCGGCGCCTTAGATAGCGAGACCAGCGTTCAAGTGATGGAGCTATTAAAAGACGTTGCGAAAGAACGTTTAGTTATCATGGTCACCCATAATGAGTCCTTGGCAGAGCACTACGCAACCAGAATCATTTCACTAAAAGATGGCGCAATTATCCGTGATAGCGATCCATTTGAACCAGATCAAAAGAAGATCACAGAACATAAGAACATGGGAAGATCATCGATTAAGCTACCCACTGCATTCGCCTTAAGCCTAAATAATTTAGCGACGAAGAAAGGAAGAACTATATTAACCGCGTTTGCAAGTTCCATCGGAATCATCGGCATCGCGCTTATCTTATCCCTTTCCAATGGCATCTATGACTATATCGGTCGCATTCAAAAAGAGACCATGACCTCTTATCCCATTACCATCAATGAACAATCCGTAGATTTTAATCGTATGATGGGCAATAAAACAATGGAAGGCACCGTGAAAAACAAAAAAGCTCATGAAAAAGGTCTCGTTTACTCCAATAGCAGTTCATTAGCCATGATGAATCAGTTAACCTCAAGCCTAACGAAAAACAACTTAACCGAATTTAAAAATTACTTAGACGATAAACAAAGTGAAATCCATCGCTATATCGGTGAAAATGGAATTAAATACTCGTATGACGTAGGCTTCGATGTCTATTCCAAAAATCAAGATGGAGCGATCATCGATACGAGTACCAATGCATTCCAGGCAGCAGAACAAGAACAGACGAATAGCTTATCAAGTCCTCTGTCACAGTTTAAGGAGAGCGTGATGGATATGGCTCCCCAAGGAGATAAGATGTATGCGAAAACCTTTGAGGAGTTACTTGTTGGTTCCAATCAACAACAGGTCAGTAACGTAGTCAAGAATAGCTATGATATGGTATATGGAAAATGGCCACAGAAATACAATGAAGTAGTGATTGTTCTTGATGAGAAAAATGAGATTCCAACAACCGCTCTCTATGCGCTAGGGTTGATTCCGACCAAACAATATAATCGTATCATGAAGGAAATAGAAAGTGGCAAGGCATTAAAGCAAGAGGAATTCCACTATAGCTATGAAGATCTGCTAAAAAGGAAATTTTATCTGATCCCAAGCTGTGACCATTATATCAAGCAGAAAAATGGAACGTACAAAAATGTGAAAGGGGATAATCTTTATTTAGAATCAATGCTTGACGATGCGGTTAAGCTCCAGGTTACTGGTATCATTCGTCCAATTAAAGATGCCAAGAATGCAACCCTTACTGGTGTTGTGGGCTATACCAATGCACTGACTCATTATCTCATCGAATATGCCAATCAGAGCGAGATCGTGAAGGAACAGGAGGCAAATCCTGATGTAAATATTCTAAATGGGATGAAGTTTTCACCAAAAGATGATGCAGCAAAGGTTTCAGATGCGAAACGCTATATTAAGAATATGGGAATATCAGAAAAGGCGAACCTTTGTAGTCAATTAGCGAGTCTGATGCTTGGCAATTTACCAGCAGAACTAAAAAGATTAACGAGTTTAGATGAAGTGCAGCTCGCCAATATGGCAGACACTTATTTAGCCATGGCGGACGATGATATCTTCTTACTGTTATATAATAACTATATTTCTACAGGCAATTACGACAATAATATGAGTGCATTTGGCTATGTCAGTCTAGATGCCCCTTCGTCGATCAGTATCTATGCAGATACCTTTGAGGCAAAAGAGGCGATTACAAATAGTATTCAAAAATACAATGAGAGAGCGAAAGCAACGGACCGGATCACATACACTGACTTTATTGCCATGATCACAAAATCGGTGACCAAGATGGTTACAGCGGTGACCTATGTTCTAATTGCTTTTGTAGGTGTTTCGTTGATTGTTTCTTCCATCATGATTGGAATTATAACCTACATTTCAGTATTAGAGCGGACAAAAGAAATTGGTATCTTACGAGCCATGGGAGCTTCGAAACGCAATATCTCACAAGTATTTAATGCAGAGACCTTTATCATAGGAACCTTATCTGGAGTGCTAGGCATTATCGTGTCTAAATTAATCCTGATACCAAGCAATTTGTTCATGCATTCCCTTTTAGAGCGGACGGACGTAAATGCTTCCTTACCATTTGGTAATGCCATCTGTTTAATTTTGCTGAGTATTCTATTAACTTTGATCGGCGGATGGATTCCTTCTAAAAAGGCAGCGAAACGAGATCCGGTGATCGCATTAAGAAGTGAATGATGGAATATTTTAAAAGGAGCAGCGAGGATAGGCTGCTCCTTTTTGTATGAAATGGCATTAGAACGTCGTATTTCTAAATTTAAGGCACTCAGATTGCGGCTGGTATATAAATAATAGTAAACACAAATTTAATGTCTTAAATTAGAAATTAGAGAGAATTGAGAATGGAGAAAAGTATTATAAGGAATAATTATTGAATTTATAGGGAAAAAGGTCATAATAGAGTTATGCGTTATATTTAATTAAATAGGAGGAAGAGTCGTTGAATCGATATATTAGGTACATTATTACAGGAGTTTGGCAATTAAAAAGTGCATTATTGTTATCCATTATTCTATATGGCTGTATTGTGGCAGTCTGGTACATAGTTAAGAAGAAGCATACGGATCAGAAAAGAAATCTACATATCGGGAGAATGATTCTAGCATATCTTTTATTACTATATCTGTTAACTATATTAAAGATAACCGGTATCATTGGAATGCAATTTCATTTATCCTGGTTTGTAGATGCAATACAGCATTTTAGGATCGGATTACCGTTTGTAGGAAGTTCTATTTTAATGCTTCTATTAAACTTCTTATTGTTTGTTCCTTTTGGATTCCTTTTGTCGCTTGTCTTTGAAGGAAGGAATAGAAATACTAGAAATTCTCTATTGTTAGGTTTAGCAACCAGCTTTATAATTGAGTTCTTGCAATTGTTTGGCGGACGAATGTTTGAACTAGATGATTTGATCATGAATACTTTAGGTACTGAGATGGGATATCAGATCTGGTCGTCTATCCATGGCATGAGAACAGAAAAGGCAAAGATAAAATATGCAATGAGAGGAGTCATTTGCATCATTAGTGTTGGCGTGTTCTTTTTTGGACTGTTCTTTATCGCAGATGGTGATGCAACCCAAGATAGGGAGAGTTCCATGTATAGTGAAATGGCAAGTTCAGACGAGGAGATTGCAGATGTTAGTGAAGGAGTACTTTATTTAGATGGTGCGAAAAAAAAGATAGGGGATAAAAGCTCCTGTTACTATCTATATCGTATGATAGGAGAGAGCATCAGCAATCATGCTTCTTTCTACAGTACCAAAACTGGAACTTACCAATTGAAGAATCTTGTTAATAAGTCAAAAGTACAGTACATAGAAATCTCGCTAAAGCATTCGTATGATTACACGTTTTATAATAATCATAATTTGAAGTTAGAAAATGTTAACCATATCTTATATGATCCTGAGCATGGTACCTTATATTATGGTAATAAGGAGGATAAGGAATTTTCTCATGCATTAATTTATGAGAACAAGGAGAATCCGTTTGAAACGGATAAACAGATGATGGAAGAAATAAAACAGGTAAAATAATGTTTTTAATTAAGAGGATATACTTGAATATCGATAATCCAGAAGGATTATTCGTAAACTATCAAAAGTATACTGATTTGTATCTTGATGCCTTAAATCAGATTAATATGAGCAAAGGATTAGACTTATATAAAGAGAGGAAGAACGTATGGAGGATCAAGAAAGCTTTATTATTTAGGTTATGTATAGATAAGAGTAGAAAAACAATAGAATCATGCAAATTTGTTTTTTTGTTATATAACTAAACAATTAATTTTCCCCAGTTTTGGCTATAAATAATATTATCATAATGAATTTCAAGAATATATATTTTATATCGTGTTATAGATCTTAATACAGTAAAATAAGGGGGAATAAATTTATTTAACATTAAAGAAAATGTAAAACACTTGATTAATTAAATTGTGTATAAATATCCAATATTTGAAGGTGTAGAACCTAACTTAGAAAATATAGTTTTCATGAGATTGTAACTTAATTATGTAGATCATTTAACTAAAATGATAATAATATTGTTAAAACTCAAGATGATTTATAGGAAATAGAATAGCTAAATTTTATTTATCTACTTGCTATTCTACCATAATATGTTATTATATAGATAAGCAGCTAGAAGTGAGAGCGAGTCGCCTCTATAAAGAACGGTACTAACTCTCTAAATTTTACGGCCTTTACCTGCGGTAAAGCCCGATAGATCTAGAGAAGTTACCATGACAGGTAGCTGCTTTTTTTTTGCAAAAAACTAGAATAATGGTGAATAAAATGGATAGTGAAGATAGAATAAAAACTGCAATACAAAGATTCGAAAAGAATAATTCTATTAGAATTAATAAGTATGTTTCTGATAAATGTGAAAACTATGAAGATGAAATACTTGATAACTATATAGGAAAAGATATATTTTACGAACATATTAGCGAATGGCTTGAACTATTTGATGAGGGTGATAAAGATATATTCTTGAAATTATTTGAAAACTATCGTTATTTTACAGATAATAAAATCAGAATTGCATTGCGATGTATAATTGATAAGGTTGAAACGGAAATAAAGGGTAAATGCAACTTGAGTGAAGTGTTTTTTTTAACCTTTCCTTCGAAAGAAGGAATTAAGTCTGGAGGTGATGATCTACGCTCATTGCTTTCACTTACTTTGATAGGGAAAATATCTAAGAATAATATAGTAGCTGATACTGATAAGAATGTTAACAGTATACTCGAAAGTGCCAAGGCTATTGTTTTCTTAGATGATGTAGTTGGTTCAGGATATACATTACATAATAATTTGGATATGTGCATAGAAAAGTTAAATTTGAAGTATAGAAATGATATATTATTGTTTGTTGCTATATTATTTGGAAGAGAGAAAAAAGTAAGCGAGAAGGTTAAGGAATTTAAAAAAGTTGGTATTAATATTAAGTATATTGTGTATGAAAATAGCAAAAAATGTTTTGATCAATCTAATATTTTTCCTGAAAATCTCAGTAAGCTTTATAAAGAGACAGTTAAGAAGTATGAGGAGAATATAAAGGATAATAGTGATGATAAAACTAAAGATTATGTTTTAGGTTTTGAAAAGAATCAAATGCTAGTATCATTCAAGTATAATACACCGAATAACACATTAAGTAATTTTTGGCTACCATCACTAATTAGTATGCCTTTATTTATTAGAACATCGTATATTCGCCCAAGAATTGAGGATATACGAAAGAATAAACTTAATAATAAACAGAATGCATACAATATTGGGAAAGGTAGAAATAAATAATGTTAAAGGCAAATGAGTTAATAATTCTCTCGTATATCAATAAATTTCAGAGAATTGATTTATATGAAATTCAAAAAACAATTAATGAGCCATTGGTACAGCTAATGGACAGTATTTACAGATTATATGAAAATAAATATATAGTGAATGATGGAATTGACAAGTTTTCAGTAACAGAAAAGGCGAAAGAAGAAAATATAGGCTCGTGGAACATATGGACATTGAAGTATAAAGAGAAAAATATAAATAATAATGTTTTTAAATATAATAAAAAATATACAGGAGAGTTTTGTGACAATGGAGTTCCAAAGATATCGAGTGTACACCAGATTAATGATATCTTAGAACTTAATCATATTGATATAGAATCATATCATGGATTTGTCCTTAGTTATGGTGGAAAAAATAGAATGATTCTTGCCCCAGGATTGAACTTAAAAGAACGCCAGAAATGGATTCTACATAATATCTTAGAAAAGATACCAGTAGAAGATTGTGCTCATGGTTTTGTCAAAGGTCGATCTATTAAGACTAATGCAGAAGTACATGTTAATAAAAAAGAAATAGTTTGTTTAGATATAAAGGATTTTTTCCCTTCAATTAAGAGAGTACAAGTAGAAAATGTATTTTTGGAACTCAATTATTCAGAAGAAGTCGCTAAAAAAATAAGTTCTTTAGTTACATATAATGATGAACTGCCACAAGGAGCACCAACTAGTCCATATCTCTCAAATTTAGTATTTCGTAATGTTGATATGGGACTAAAGAAATTAGCAAAAGAGAATGATTTAGAATATACACGTTATGCAGATGATATAACATTTTCGGCAAATCACTCAATAGATAATATTATTAAAGAGGCAGAAGAGATAATAGAAAGAGCTGGATTTATTGTTAACGAGGATAAGACGCATATTATGAAAGATAACTATAGAAAAATGGTTACAGGTTTAGTTGTAAATCATAAGGTTCGAATACCATCTGCTTATAAAAAAAAGTTTCGGCAAGAGATCTACTATTGTAAAAAATACGGTGTTTCTCAGCACTTAAGAGCTATAGGAAGAGAAAATGCTGTTAATTTTCAAGAGTATATGTATGGAAAAGCATATTATATAAAAATGATTGAAAAAGAACTAGGAGAAAAGTTACTATTGCAACTAGATTCTATATTTGGAGTTTAGTAACTTGTAATAATTAATCTGTAATTTAACAACCATTTATTTTATCTACAATGATGATTACACTCCGTGTCAATGTTGACTAATATAAAGCTAGTTTAATAATATTTTATAATTAAATTTATTATAATGTTCTATTGTAATACCCATGATTTTTTAATTGTAGTGGTATATTGAACTCGTAACAGTCCTGCCTAATGGATTACAATATCTATTAGAAAAGGAGGTTACTATGGCACTATTACTCAAGAAATGAAGAAGAAAGTTGTAAAACTACATGTCCAAGATGGTCGTACAATTTCAAGCATTGCTGCTTAATATGGAGTATGTACAGCAACCACTTCAAATTTGGTTTGTACTTACCGTGAAGAATGTCAAAAAAATGATGCCGTAAGAGCAGAATTAGAATTAATGCAAGCAGTACGAAATCTAAGGTAGGAATTTGAAAAATTAAAGAAAGAGAATGAGTTTCTAAAAATGCAGAGGCATTCTTTGCGAGGAAAATCGGTTAGTGGCATACCGATTCATCGATTGGTATCAAAAAGAGTTTGGATTACGCTGGTTATTAAGCAAATGGGCATATTTCAAAACCCGTAATACAATTATTTGAAGCATACGAAAGCGGAATATCAAGCTGAAATAATAGAATTTGTAAAGAAATCAAAGATATCTATTATGAAGCGGGTGGTATTCTTTGTCACAGCAGTATATATGTTTTCCTTGCTCGTAAGCAAATCTTTTAGATTAAAGCCACTGTTCATAAATATATGAATAAAGAACTTCATTTACAGTGTATCTGTCGTCATAAACGTCCTTGATACAAAAAGAGACATATACAAAAAAATTTCGAATCTTTTGAAACAGAATTTTGATGTTCAAAATCCTATCATATCTCGTGTATAGAGTTTACATATATTTTTCATATCAATGGTTACATGAGATATAACTGCATCATTAATGATTTTTTAATCGCAGTGTCGTTGCTCATGAAACTGGTAAATGAATCACAAGTGATTTAAGAATCAGCAATCTTGAGATATCCTTAAATGCTCAGATAACTGTAACTGATAACCTTATTCTTTATTCAAATCAGGGAAGTTAATTTACCTCCCTCCCTGCAATTTCATTCTATACTGCAGGGAACATGGTATAACTTAAAGTATGTGTGCTCCTTGATGCCCATATGATAATACTCCAATGGAATGTTATTACAATACCTTAAAGGTAGAATTAATCTATAGATTCAATTTCAGAACGATGGAGAACTTACTTATGCTATTTTAAAATATGATTATGTATGGTATAAATAAATCAGTCCTCTTTCGTATAACGATTACCAGCCACCTTACGAAGTGAGCTATTGATTTGACTAATTTAGGCAGTGGTGTTACAAAAATGCATGATTATTACAGGTTTTATTGTATGACAAATTGCTTTTTTGTTGTACAACAACAAAGGCAATAATTCAATAAGAATACAAAATGCGATGAATATAAAACAAATATGAGCTAGCTATATTGGAATAGAAAGCTATGATAACTATTATCTTTCATATATGTTAAGAAAGATAGAACACTAGTATATACAAAAAATAGTTTTTAGTAAAAAGTCATATGGATATTATATGTATTAAATAGTACTATATTTAAATTTTATAGTTAATTATATAATGAGGTGAAAAGATGGAAAAGCCAGTTAGCCCTTTCGAATTACATGATACAGATATAGTAGTAGCATGTGTTGGAGATAATGGAGGAACAGATAATAATATAATAAAAGAAGGATTTAAAAATTCAGTATATATACTTATAAATGAAGTTTATAAAGGTAAATCTGAAGATGAACTAATATATCCTATTATTTATAATGCTAGACATAGTATTGAACTTAGTTTAAAAATAATTATTAATAAGATATTTAAAATTTGTAAAATAAAAAACAAACATTTTAACTTTACAGAAAAAGAAAGCTTGTTTACACATAATATAGAGAGATTAGATAAAACAATAAAAGATTATTACAGTATTGATAAAAGAATCAGAAATCCGTATGAGGACATAAGTCCCTATTTGAAAGACTATTTTATTGATAAAGATGGTGATGCATTTAAATATGAATCGAATAAAGATGGTCTTTTACATATGAGGGCTCAAGGTATTAGTTCCATAAGTATTGATATTTTTAAAGAAAAGTATAAAATTATTATGTCCGGGTTAGATCGCTTAATATACGAATTAGATTATCTTTATACTGAATATAGTATAGGGACCTTTACCCAAAAATTATCAAGAGAAGATTTATCTACAATCGCCAAGAGCTTACCAGAAAGAAATAATTGGAGTGATTCAGAATTTCCTAATATTAAAAAGAAAATCATAAAAAAATATGAAATTTCGTCTAATGAACTTTCGAAGGCTTTAGATATCATTCAAAATAATAGAGAATTTAGTGTTAATATAAAGCTTGAACAAAAATTTAATGAAATTTCCAAAAGAGAAATACAAAAATATGTTGAGTATGTATTCTCAAATGATAAGACTCAATGTCATAATTCATCTAAGCAATGTACGCAAGCATACGATAGTAAAAAATTATTAACGATACTACGAGAGAATGCAAATAAAAGAAATGAATTTTCTGAAGGTATATCAGATGCTGTAATATATAGTTTACTCTCATTTTATATATGTGGAAGGAATCGAGATACTTTCTCCGAACAATTAGATATAATATATTCAAATATTGTTAAAAATAGAAATGACAAAATAGAGTGTATTCGGAAGATAGAGAAAAAAGATAGTTTATTATATGTTTTATATGGTATGAAAAAATGCGGTCAAGAAACATATTTTAATGAAATTCAAAATATAATCCATAATTATGGAGAAACCACATCATTTGAAATCGATGAAAACTGGATCAACTAGAAATCTATATAGATGTATTGTAGTGGTATATTGAACTTGTAACACTCGGGGACGCGGACATTTTCTTGGACTTATATTATCAAGCTAAGTTTGCGTCGATACTCCATTGAGCTCATAGCTCCCAAGAGTCTGTGAAAAAATCTCTGTAAATTTCATAAATATATAATGCAAAGGTCTTCTATGATAAAATATAAACATAGGAGGCCTTTAATTATGGCAAAGAAAGAAGTTTACAAAGTAGGAAAATTAACAGAAGGAAAGAAAAATATTATCAATGGATTACTTCAAGAGTACGATATCCAAGATGCATCAGATATTCAAGATGCTTTGAAAGATTTGCTTGGCGGAACAATCCAGGAAATGCTTGAGTCTGAGATGGATAATCACTTGGGATATAATAAGTATGAGCGTTCATCAGATGTTAATAATTATCGGAATGGTACTAAATCGAAAAGAGTACGTAGCAAATATGGTGAACTAGTTATTGATGTTCCACAGGATCGTAGGAGTTCATTTGAACCACAGATTGTACCGAAACGGCAAAAAGACATTTCTCAGATTGATGATAAAATCATTTCCATGTACGCAAAGGGAATGTCTACTAGACAAATTTCAGAAACCATTGAAGATATTTACGGATTTGATGTAAGTGAAGGAATGGTATCAGACATTACCGACAAGCTACTTCCAGAAATAGAAAACTGGCAGAATCGTCCGTTAGATTCTGTGTATCCGATTATCTTTATTGATGCAGTTCACTTTTCTGTAAGGGATGATAGTATTATCCGCAAACTTGCTGTATATGTTGTGCTTGGAATTAACGAAGATGGTCGCAAAGAGGTTTTGACTATTGAGGTTGGTGAAAATGAAAGTAGCAAATATTGGATCAGTATATTAAACAGCCTTAAGAATCGAGGAGTTCAGGACATCTTAATCTTATGTGCTGATGGGCTTTCTGGAATTAAAGAAGCTATAGCTGCCGCTTTCCCACAGACCGAATATCAGAGATGCATCGTTCATCAGGTACGAAATACCTTAAAATATGTAGCCAACAAGGACATGAAATCTTTTGCAAAAGATCTCAAGACCATATATACTGCTCCCGACGAGAAAACTGCCTTAAAACAGTTGGAAGCAGTCACAAACAAATGGGATGAAAAATATCCTACTGCAATGAATCGTTGGAAAGACAACTGGGATGTTATTAGCCCTATTTTCAAGTTCTCTTCAGATGTAAGAGTAGCCTTCTATACCACAAATTCTATTGAATCACTGAATTCATCTTATCGAAGATTGAATCGCCAGAGAAGTGTATTTCCAAGCCCTCAAGCACTTTTGAAGGCATTATATCTTGCTACTTTTGAAGCAACAAAAAAATGGACTATGCCTATACGCAACTGGGGAAAGGTTTATGGTAAATTATCAATTATGTTTCAAAGACGTTTAGGATAAAATTAATGGAGCTAAGAATTCTTAGCTCCTACATTTTGGTGTTTGTTATCCCTACAAATCCGAATTTGTAGGTGTAAAGATCAAACGGTGTAGTGATGAAGTACTTAATCATAAAGGCAGTTAGAAATGCTGTGCTATAATAACTTCTAGTTAAATAATGCAGGTATAATGGGAAATAATAGATATGTATTTATTTAGATTGTTTGCTATAATACAA carries:
- a CDS encoding mobile element protein, which gives rise to MAKKEVYKVGKLTEGKKNIINGLLQEYDIQDASDIQDALKDLLGGTIQEMLESEMDNHLGYNKYERSSDVNNYRNGTKSKRVRSKYGELVIDVPQDRRSSFEPQIVPKRQKDISQIDDKIISMYAKGMSTRQISETIEDIYGFDVSEGMVSDITDKLLPEIENWQNRPLDSVYPIIFIDAVHFSVRDDSIIRKLAVYVVLGINEDGRKEVLTIEVGENESSKYWISILNSLKNRGVQDILILCADGLSGIKEAIAAAFPQTEYQRCIVHQVRNTLKYVANKDMKSFAKDLKTIYTAPDEKTALKQLEAVTNKWDEKYPTAMNRWKDNWDVISPIFKFSSDVRVAFYTTNSIESLNSSYRRLNRQRSVFPSPQALLKALYLATFEATKKWTMPIRNWGKVYGKLSIMFQRRLG